Within Microbacterium oryzae, the genomic segment CGCGCACGGCGTTGTTGGCGATCTCCTCGATCTCGCTGCGGGTGGCCGAGCTGAGCGGCTGTCCCCAGGTGAAGTCGAAGCGCAGGTAGCCGGCGCGATTGAGCGACCCGGCCTGCGTCGCGCCCTTGCCGAGCGTGTCGCGGAGGGCGGCGTGGACGAGGTGGGTGGCGGAGTGCGCCTGCGTCGCCGCGCGGCGGTTCGCCGCGTCGACGACCGTGGTCGCCGGCTGACCGACGCCCACCTCACCGCGCGTGACCTCGACCGTGTGGCTCACGAGCCCGGGCACGGGGCGCTGCACGTCGAGCACCTCGAGCTCGAAGCCCGGTCCGACGATGGCGCCCCTGTCGGCCACCTGGCCGCCCGACTCCGCGTACAGCGACGTCTCGGCGAGGATGATCTCGGCGATCTGCCCCTGCGTGGCGCTCGTCCGGCTCTCGCCGTCGACGAGCACGCCGAGCACGCTCGACTGCGTCTCGAGGTCGGTGTAGCCCGTGAACTCGGTCTCGCCGAGCGCGCGGAACTCGCGGTACACGCCGACGTCGGCGATCGCGCGCTTGCGGGAGCGGGCGTCGGCCTTCGCGCGCTGCTTCTGCTCCTGCATGAGGCCGTCGAACGCGTCGCGGTCGACGCCGAGGCCGGCCTCCTCCGCGATCTCGAGGGTGAGGTCGATGGGGAAGCCGTAGGTGTCGTGGAGGAGGAACGCCTCGGGACCGGCGAGGGTGGCGCCCCCCGAGGCCTTGGTCTTGGCCACGGCGGTGTCGAGGATGGTCGAGCCCGCCGTGAGCGTGCGCAGGAACGTCTCCTCCTCCGCGAACGCGTAGGACGAGATGCGCTGCCAGTCCTGCTCGACGACCGGGTAGCCCTCCTTCATGGCGTCGCGCGACGCCTCGAACAGCGCGGGGAACGTGGCTTCCTCGACCCCGAGCAGGCGCATCGAGCGCACGGTGCGGCGCATGAGGCGGCGCAGGATGTACCCGCGGCCCTCGTTGGAGGGCGTGACGCCGTCGCTGAGGAGCATGAGCGATGAGCGCACGTGGTCCGCGATCACGCGGAAGCGCACGTCGTCGCCCTGGTCGGCGCCGTAGCGGCGGCCGGAGAGCTCGACGGCGCGGTCGAGGACCGGCCGGACCTGGTCGGTCTCGTACATGTTCTCGACGCCCTGCTTGAGGAACGCCACGCGCTCGAGGCCCATGCCGGTGTCGATGTTCTTCTTCGGCAGCTCGCCGACGATGTCGAACTCCGTCTTCGAGCGCACGTTGGTGATGGAGTTCTGCATGAACACGAGGTTCCAGATCTCCAGGAAGCGCCCGTCGTCGACGGCGGGTCCCCCGTCGCGCCCGTAGGCCGGGCCGCGGTCGACGTAGATCTCGGAGCAGGGGCCGGCGGGGCCCGGCTGACCCGTGGTCCAGAAGTTGTCGGCACGTCCGAGCCGCTGGATGCGCTCGGCGGGGATCCCGGCGATCTTCCGCCACAGCGCGGCGGCCTCGTCGTCATCCTCGTACACCGTCACCCACAGATCGCGCTCGGCGAACCCGAGGCCGCCATCCGCCTCGCTGGAGGTGAGGAGCTCCCACGCGTAGGAGATCGCACCCTCCTTGAAGTAGTCGCCGAACGACCAGTTGCCGAGCATCTGGAAGAACGTGCCGTGACGGGCGGTCTTCCCGACCTCCTCGATGTCGTTCGTGCGGATGCACTTCTGCACGTCGGCCGCGCGCGCGTACGGCGCGGGCACCACGCCGGTGAGGTACGGGATGAACGGCACCATGCCGGCGATCGTGAACATGATCGACGGGTCGTCGCTCACGAGCGACGCCGAGGGCACGATGGTGTGGTCGTTCTTCTCGAAGTAGTCGAGGTAGCGCTGCGCGATCTCCGCGGTCTTCATGAGGAGGGAAACGTCCTTCGGTGTACGTGCGAAAGCGGCCGCCGGTCGGGCGGCCGCAGGAGTGTGAGGGTCAGGCGGGCTCGTCGCCGTCGTGCCGGGCGGCCTCGGCGTAGTACGCGTCGGACATGCGGTCGGCGAACTCGTCGATCCGCCGGTCGATGGACGCCAGCAGCTCGTGTCCGCGCGGGTCCTTGTTCAGGAGGTGCCCGACGACGAGGCCTCCGACGAGCCCCAGCAGGAACCACAGCAGCTTCTTCATGTCATCCGTCCTCGCGCCCGTCGCGTGTGTCGGCGCCGCACGCGACGCGCAGCGCCATCCCATCCTAGGGCGCAACGTCGGCGGAGAAGCGAGAGGGCGCCGGGGCACGAAGCCCCGACGCCCTCCCGCGCGTATCGCGATGTGCGATCAGCGCGCCGCGTAGTACTCGACGACGAGCTGGACTTCACAGGTGACCGGCACCTCGACGCGCTTCGGGCGACGCACGAGCTTCGCCTGGAGCTTGTCGAGGTCGACCTCGAGGTAGCCGGGGACGTTCGGCAGGACCTCGGCGTGACCGCCGGCGGCCGCGACCTGGAACGGCTCGAGCGCCTCGCTCTTGGCCTTGACCTCGATCGTCTGACCCGGCTTCACCCGGAACGACGGACGGTCGACGATGTTGCCGTCGACGGTGATGTGACGGTGCACGACGAACTGGCGGGCCTGCGCGGTGGTGCGGGCGAAGCCCGAACGCAGCACGAGCGCGTCCAGACGCATCTCGAGGAGCTCGACGAGGTTCTCACCCGTCAGGCCGTCCTGGCGACGCGCCTCGTTGAAGGCGATGCGGAGCTGCTTCTCGCGGATGCCGTACTGCTCGCGGAGACGCTGCTTCTCACGCAGACGGACGGCGTAGTCGCTGTCGGCCTTGCGCTTGGTGCGGCCGTGCTGGCCGGGGCCGTAGGGGCGCTTCTCGAGGTAGCGCGCGGCCTTCGGGGTGAGCGCGACGCCGAGCGCGCGCGACAGGCGGACCTTGCGGCGGTCCTGGGACTTGGTGACCATGGTTTCCTTTCACGTGGCCGCGGATGTCGCGGACACACGGACGTACATCGCTCTTCTCCCGTTGGGGGCGTACGCCGGACTGCCCGAAGGAACTGCGAAGAGGGATGTGCCCGGATTTCGAGCCGATTCAGCCTATCAGACCGGCGCTCCCCGGCCGCCGAGGCGGCTCCCAGCAGCGGATGGCGTCGGCCGGCCATCCGCAGAGCCGTCAGTCCTCAGAGCCGTCAGCCCTCGAGGATGCGGCGGATCCGCTCGAGGCGGGCGGACACCTCGCGCTCGCCGCCGTGCTGCGTGGGCTCGTAGTAACGCGTGCCGACGAGCTCATCGGGCAGGTACTGCTGCGGCACCACGCCGACGTCGCTGTCGTGCGGGTAGCGGTAGCCCTTGCCGTGCCCCAGCCGCTTCGCCCCCGCGTAGTGCGCATCCCGCAGGTGCTTGGGGACCGGCCCCATCCGCCCGGCCTTCACGTCGGCGATCGCAGCGCCGATCGCGCGGTACGCGGCGTTGGACTTGGCGGCGGTCGCGAGATAGATGGTCGCCTCGGCGAGCGGGATGCGCCCCTCCGGCATGCCGATGAACGCGACGGCGTCGGCGGCGGCCACGGCGATCTGCAGCGCCTGCGGGTCGGCGAGGCCGATGTCCTCGGCGGCGTGCACCACCAGGCGCCGCGCGATGAAACGCGGATCCTCGCCGGCTTCGATCATGCGGGCGAGGTAGTGCACGGCGGCGTCGGGATCGGAGCCGCGGATGGACTTGATGAACGCGCTGATGACGTCGTAGTGCTCGTCGCCCTGCCGGTCGTAGCGCAGGAGCGCGCGGTCCACGGCCTGGGCGACATGGTCCGCCGTCACCAGGGCGGGCTCGCCCTCGCTCTCCTCCTCGGCGTCGCCTGCGATCTCGGACGCCGCGACCCCCGCGCTCGCCTCGAGGGCGGTGAGCGCGCGCCGGGCGTCGCCGGAGGCGAGCTGGATGAGCGCCGCGCGCGCCTCCGGTGCGAGCGACACCGCGCCCGCGAGGCCGCGCGCGTCGGATACCGCCCGGTCGATGAGGGCGCCGAGATCGTCGTCGGTGAGGGGCTGCAGGGTGAGCAGGAGCGATCGCGAGAGCAGCGACGAGATGACCGAGAACGAGGGGTTCTCGGTGGTGGCCGCGATGAGGATGACCCAGCCGTTCTCCACGCCGGGCAGCAGCGCGTCCTGCTGGGCCTTGGTGAAGCGGTGGATCTCGTCGAGGAAGAGGATGGTCGACTGGCCGTAGAGGTCTCGCTGGTTCAGCGCCTCCTGCATGACCTCGCGCACGTCCTTCACCCCCGCGGTGATCGCGGACAGCTCGACGAAGCGTCGTCCCGACGAGCGCGCGATCGCCTGGGCGAGCGTGGTCTTGCCGGTGCCGGGCGGGCCCCACAGGATCACGGAGACGGTGCCCGGCTTGGTGCCGTTGGGGTCCGCCAGCGCGACGATGGGCGAGCCCGGACGCAGCAGATGCGCCTGACCGGCGACCTCGTCCAGCGACGTCGGGCGCATGCGCACGGCGAGCGGCGTCTGCCCTTGGAAGAGCGCGGCGGAGGTCATCTCTCCAGGCTAGTCGGCGCCTCCGACGCCGGGCTGGATGGCCGTGCCAGCTCCGCGAGCTGCTCGCGCATGCCCGCGAATGCTTCATATCGATGAAGCGCTCCTCGCCGACGGAGCCACGGAGGCGCTCGCGGTGCGAGCACTGCCGGATCGCCCGCGCGCGGTCGCCCTCGAGCGGAGGAGGTGTCACGGCCGAGCGGATCGAGTGCGGCCAGGAGCGGGACGGCGGAATGAATCGCACTCCACCGCTGACCTGAGCGACCGCGCGTACTAGGCTGGGCGCGTCCTGTTCCCCTCCCGCGGACCCCCGCGCAAGGAGATTCCCGTGTCGATTCCCGACCACACCACCCCGACCGACTCCGCGCCCGAGGAGGCTCCCGTCGACGCGACCGCGTCTGCGGACGAGACCGCCTCGTCTGCCGCCGACGCGCTCACGCGTCAGGCGGTGGCCGACAGCGCTCTCATCGAGGCCGGCGCCATCCCCGCGCCGACCGGAGCGGAGTCCGCCGACGAGGAGACCCCTGCCGGGGCGCCCGAGCCGGGGTCCGCGCCGGAGCCGACGACCGCGGCGGGCACCGAGCTGCCGGCGGACGGCGCCGCGGCTGCCGAGCCGACCGAGGCCGCAGACGCCGCGCTGACCGACGCCGAGCCGACGCAGCCCGCAGACGCCACGCCCGATGCCGCTCCGGCGGCGCCCGAGCAGGCCGACGCCGCACCCGCCGAGGCGCCCACGGAGCCCGGTGAGGTCGTCATCGAGGAGACCTGGGGCCGCGTGACGGAGAACGGCGTCGTGTCGGTCCGCGAGGGCGACCAGTGGCGCGTCGTGGGCGAGTTCCCCGACGGCACGCCGCAGGAGGCGCTCGACTACTTCGTGCGCAAGTTCGCCGACCTGGAGTTCAAGGTGTCGACGCTCGAGCAGCGCCGCACGCGCGGCGGCGCATCGGCGAGCGACCTGCGCGGTCAGGCCACGCGCCTGCAGAAGGACGTCTCCGGCGCCACCGCCGTCGGCGACCTCGCCGGACTCGAGCAGCGCCTCACCGCTCTCGTCGAGGCCCTCGCGGAGGCGACGGCCGAGGAGGCCGCCGCGGCGCGCGCCGCCGTGGATGCGGCCATCGTCGAGCGCACCGGCATCGTCGAGAAGGCGGAGGCGCTCGCCGCCCGCGACCCGAAGACCGTGCAGTGGAAGCAGGCGACGGCCGACCTCGCCGACCTCTTCGCCGCATGGCAGAGCCACCAGCAGAACGGCCCCCGTCTGCCGAAGGCACAGGCTCAGGCCCTCTGGAAGCGTTTCCGTGATGCGCGCTCGACGGTCGAGCGGCAGCGACGCGCCTTCTTCGCCGAGCTCGACGAGGTGCACAAGTCGGCGCGCGACGCGAAGAACCGTCTCATCGAGCGCGCCGAGGCCCTCGCTCCGCGCGGCGAGGACGGGATCCCCTCCTACCGCACGCTCCTGGACGAGTGGAAGCGCTCGGGCCGCGCCGGCCGCAAGGCCGACGACGCGCTCTGGGCCCGCTTCAAGGCCGCGGGCGACGCGCTGTACCAGGCGCGCACGGAGCGCGACCAGGCCGAGCAGGCCGAGTCGGCCCCGCGCATCGAGGCGCGCCGCGCGCTCCTCGAGGAGGCCAAGGTCGTCGCCGACACGAAGGACCTCACCGAGGCGCGTCGCATCCTCACGGGCATCCAGCGCCGCTGGGACGAGGTCGGCCGCATCTTCCCGCGCGACGTGGAGCGCGGGCTGGACGATCAGATGCGCCGCATCGAGCAGGAGCTCAAGCAGCGCGAGGACCTGGACTGGAAGCGCAACAATCCCGAGACGAAGGCGCGAGCCAACGACCTCGGCGGTCAGCTGCGCGAGGCGATCGAGAAGCTGCAGGAGGAGCTCGCCGCCGCGGAGGCGCAGGGCGACCCGCGTGCGATCGCCGACGCCAAGGAGGCCCTCGAGGCCCGTCAGGCCTGGCTGCGCGCCATCGGCGGCTGATCCCACACGAGAAGCGGCCCCGTCCATCCGGACGGGGCCGCTTCGTCTGTCCACAGGCATCCGCGCCACCCCGGCCATCCGCGGCACACTGGCGAGCATGACCGTGTCGGGCGTCCTCTTCCCGGGCGGGCGCTTCAGCGTCGCCGAACTGCAGGCGTCATGCCTCGACGGCGAGCTCGTGCCGCTCGGCATCGGGTATCTGCCGGCCGACGCCCCGACGCCGCCGGCGGTGCGGGCGGCCGCCCTCGCCCCGCTGCTCACCACGAGCTGCGCATACGTCGGGATGGCCGCGGCCTGGATCCATGGGGCGGCCTGCCGATTGCCGGAGCCTCTCGACGTGCAGCGCGCGGTGCCGTGGCGCACCACCCGCACCCTCGACCGCAGGGTGCGCTTCCACGATCAGGAGCTCGCCCCCGCCGACGTCGAGCTCCTCGGCGCGACCGCCGTGTCGACCCCGGCGCGCACCCTCGCCGACCTCGCCCGCGACGCGGTGCGCCCGGATCCGCTTCACGCCGATGCCGGCCGCGCCGCCCTCGTGCTCGCGCGGGACGCCGCGACGCGGGCGACGGCCATCGCCTGGTTCGCCGCGCATCCGCGGCGCACGCACGCGGTCGCGGCGGTCGCGCTCCTGCGCTCGCTCGACGAGGTCGCCCCCGCCGAGCGAGCTCAGGAGGACGTCACGCGGTAAACGTCGTAGACGCCGTCGATGCGGCGCACCGCGTTCAGCACGCGGTCGAGATGCACGGTGTCGCCCATCTCGAACACGTAGCGCGAGATCGCGAGGCGCTCCCGCGTGGTCGACACGTTCGCCGAGAGGATGTTGACGTGATGCTCGGTGAGCACGCGCGTGATGTCGGAGAGCAGTCCGCCGCGATCGAGGGCCTCGACCTGGATCTGCACGAGGAAGACGCTCTTGGTCGTCGGCGCCCACTCCACGTCGATCATGCGCTCGGGGTTGTCCTTCAGCGCCCGCACGTTCGTGCAGTCGGCGCGGTGGACCGAGACGCCCTGGCCGCGGGTGATGAACCCGACGATCTCGTCGCCGGGCACGGGCGTGCAGCACTTCGCGAGCTTGACGAGGATGTCGTCGGCGCCGCGCACGAGCACGCCCGAGTCGCCGCCGCGCGACTTTCTGCGCGAGGGGCTCGACGGCAGGTCGATGAGGCCGGTCGCCGGCTCCGACGTCTGATGCAGCGCCGTGACCTTCTCGAGCACCGACTGCGTCGAGGTGTGCCCCTCGCCCACGGCCGCGTAGAGCGCCGAGACATCCTCGAGCCGCAGCTGGTGCGCGACCTCGGCCAGCGAGTCCTTGAGGTTCTGCAGAGGCATGTTCTGGCGGCGCATCGCGCGGGCGATGGCCTCCTTGCCCTGCTCGATCGCCTCGTCGCGGCGCTCCTTGGTGAACCAGCCGCGGATCTTGTTGCGCGCGCGCGAGCTCTTGACGAACTCGAGCCAGTCGTGGCTGGGGCCCGCGTCGGGGTTCTTCGACGTGAAGACCTCGACGATGTCTCCAGAGTTCAGCTGGGAGTCCAGCGGCACGAGACGGCCGTTGACCTTCGCGCCCATCGTGCGATGGCCGATCTCGGTGTGCACGGCGTACGCGAAGTCGACCGGCGTCGCGCCGGCGGGGAGCCCGATCACACGCCCCTTCGGCGTGAAGACGTAGACCTCCTTCGCGCCGATCTCGTAGCGCAGCGAGTCCAGGAACTCGCCGGGGTCCTTCGTCTCGGCCTGCCAGTCGCTGAGGCGGGCCACCCACGCCATGTCGGTGTCGGAGAGACGTCCGTCCTCCTGGCCCGAGGCCATCCGCTCCTTGTACTTCCAGTGCGCGGCGACGCCGTACTCCGCCTGCTGGTGCATCTCCTGCGTGCGGATCTGGATCTCGACCGTGCGGCCGCCCGGGCCGATCACGGTCGTGTGGAGCGACCGGTAGAGGTTGAACTTCGGGGTGGCGATGTAGTCCTTGAAGCGCCCGGGAAGCGGCGTCCAGCGCGCGTGGATCGCGCCGAGCACGGCGTAGCAGTCGCGCACGCTGCTCACGATGACGCGGATGCCGATGAGGTCGTAAATGTCGTCGAACTCGCGTCCGCGGACGATCATCTTCTGGTACACCGAGTACAGCTGCTTGGGGCGGCCGACGACGGCGCCGCGGATCCGCAGCTCGTGCAGGTCGATGCTGACGTCGTCGATGACGCGCTGCACGTACTGCTCGCGCTGCGGGGTGCGCTGCTTCACGAGGCTGTCGATCTCGTTGTAGATCTTCGGGTACAGCACCGCGAACGACAGGTCCTCGAGCTCGGACTTGATCGCCTGGATGCCCAGGCGGTGCGCGAGCGGCGCGTAGATCTCGAGGGTCTCCGTGGCCTTCTTCTTCGCCTTCTCCGGCGGCACGAAGCCCCACGTGCGGGCGTTGTGCAGGCGGTCGGCGAGCTTGATGACGAGCACGCGGATGTCCTTCGACATCGCGACGATCATCTTGCGGACGGTCTCGGCCTGCGCGCTCTCGCCGTACTTGACCTTGTCGAGCTTCGTGACGCCGTCGACGAGGAGCGCGACCTCGTCGCCGAACTCCGAGCGGAGGTCCTCGAGCGGGTAGCCGGTGTCCTCCACGGTGTCGTGCAGGAGCGCCGCGGCGATCGCCTTCGGACCGAGGCCCAGCTCGGCGAGGATCTCCGCGACCGCGAGCGGGTGGGTGATGTAGGGCTCGCCGCTCTGTCGCTTCTGCCCGCGGTGCCGCTCGGCGGCCACCTGGTACGCCTTCTCGATGATGGCGACGTCGCCGCGCGGGTGGTTCGCGCGCACCGAGGTCAGCAGCTTCGAGAGATCCGCGTAGCGAGGGGCCCGCGAGAAGATCCGCGGCACGAGCCGTCGCAGGCTCGTGGGGCTGCTGTCGGGCATCGTCCTCCTCCCCCGGCCGCCGGGCGTGGACATCATCCTAAGCCCGCCGCACCGCGCACGAGGGCCGCGGTCAAGCGCGGGCTCCGAGCACGCGCTGGTCGCGCTGGGCGATCGCCGGCTCCTTCTCGCGCATCAGCGAGTAGAGCGGCGCCGACACGAACAGCGTGGAGTAGGTCGCGACGAGGATGCCGACGAAGATCGACAGCGAGATGTCGGAGAGCGTCTCCGCTCCGAGCCAGATCACGCCGATGAAGAGGATGGCCGCGACCGGCAGCGCTGCCACGATCGACGTGTTGATGGAGCGGACGAGGGTCTGATTGACGCCGAGGTTGACCGACTCCCCGAACGTGCGCCCGGAGATCTCGCCGTCCTCCGCGGTGTTCTCGCGGATCTTGTCGAAGACCACCGTGGTGTCGTAGAGCGAGTAGCCGAGGATCGTGAGGAAGCCGATCACCGCCGCGGGCGAGATCGCGAAGCCCGCCAGCGCGTAGATGCCGATCGTGATGACGAGGACGTCGACGAGGCCGATGATCGCCGCGACCGACATCTTCCAGGTGCGGAAGTAGATGGCGAGGATGACGAACGTCAGCACGAGGAAGACGCCGAGGCCCCACAGCGACTGGCGCGTGACATCCGCACCCCAGGTCGGGCCGATGAACGAATCGGTCACCTCGGCGGCGTCGACGCCGTAGCCCTCGGCGAGGGCCGCCGAGACCTGGCGGGTCTCGTCCTGCGACAGCTGCGTGGTCTGCACGCGGATGTCGGTGCCGCCGACGACGGTGACCTTGGCCTCCGCCTCTCCGTCGACCGAGTGCACGGCATCCGTCGCGATGGACTGGTCCGTGGACTCCGGCGCGGAGACGGTGAACTGCGAGCCGCCCGTGAACTCGATCGAGAGCTCGACACCGCGCACGAACGGCGCGAGCACCGAGATCGCGACGAGCGCGATGGCGATGATGAACCAGAGCTTCCGGCGCGCGACGAACGGAACCGACGCCTTGCCCGTGTAGAGGTCGTTGCCCCACTGTCCCATCGAGCGCATCAGACGTTCTCCTCCGTGCCGAGGCGCTCGCCTGCGCGGCGCTCAGCTTCCTTGCGTTCGGCGATGGTCTGGCGTCGCTCGGCTTCCCCGCGCGCGCGGCTGCTGCGCGGCGACGTGACCGCCGGCGCGCGGAACTGCGCGCGTCCGCGGAAGACGGCGCCGAGCGAATCGGGGT encodes:
- the alaS gene encoding alanine--tRNA ligase: MKTAEIAQRYLDYFEKNDHTIVPSASLVSDDPSIMFTIAGMVPFIPYLTGVVPAPYARAADVQKCIRTNDIEEVGKTARHGTFFQMLGNWSFGDYFKEGAISYAWELLTSSEADGGLGFAERDLWVTVYEDDDEAAALWRKIAGIPAERIQRLGRADNFWTTGQPGPAGPCSEIYVDRGPAYGRDGGPAVDDGRFLEIWNLVFMQNSITNVRSKTEFDIVGELPKKNIDTGMGLERVAFLKQGVENMYETDQVRPVLDRAVELSGRRYGADQGDDVRFRVIADHVRSSLMLLSDGVTPSNEGRGYILRRLMRRTVRSMRLLGVEEATFPALFEASRDAMKEGYPVVEQDWQRISSYAFAEEETFLRTLTAGSTILDTAVAKTKASGGATLAGPEAFLLHDTYGFPIDLTLEIAEEAGLGVDRDAFDGLMQEQKQRAKADARSRKRAIADVGVYREFRALGETEFTGYTDLETQSSVLGVLVDGESRTSATQGQIAEIILAETSLYAESGGQVADRGAIVGPGFELEVLDVQRPVPGLVSHTVEVTRGEVGVGQPATTVVDAANRRAATQAHSATHLVHAALRDTLGKGATQAGSLNRAGYLRFDFTWGQPLSSATRSEIEEIANNAVRDNLEVTTRVLTLEEAKAAGAMALFGEKYGDRVRMVDIGGPWSRELCGGTHVSTSAEIGLISITGESSVGASNRRVEALVGLDAFRELTAERALVNELTAALKTPREQLPTRVAELAASLKAAEKRIAQYEAKALAERVPALAESAARVGAVRLVAESLGAVGSQDDVRALVTQVRERLGSDAAVVALAGEVAGRPVVIVATNEAARGAGAKAGALAKAAASALGGGGGGRDDMAQGGGTDATAVPAALAAIRTGLAAA
- the rpsD gene encoding 30S ribosomal protein S4 is translated as MVTKSQDRRKVRLSRALGVALTPKAARYLEKRPYGPGQHGRTKRKADSDYAVRLREKQRLREQYGIREKQLRIAFNEARRQDGLTGENLVELLEMRLDALVLRSGFARTTAQARQFVVHRHITVDGNIVDRPSFRVKPGQTIEVKAKSEALEPFQVAAAGGHAEVLPNVPGYLEVDLDKLQAKLVRRPKRVEVPVTCEVQLVVEYYAAR
- a CDS encoding replication-associated recombination protein A gives rise to the protein MTSAALFQGQTPLAVRMRPTSLDEVAGQAHLLRPGSPIVALADPNGTKPGTVSVILWGPPGTGKTTLAQAIARSSGRRFVELSAITAGVKDVREVMQEALNQRDLYGQSTILFLDEIHRFTKAQQDALLPGVENGWVILIAATTENPSFSVISSLLSRSLLLTLQPLTDDDLGALIDRAVSDARGLAGAVSLAPEARAALIQLASGDARRALTALEASAGVAASEIAGDAEEESEGEPALVTADHVAQAVDRALLRYDRQGDEHYDVISAFIKSIRGSDPDAAVHYLARMIEAGEDPRFIARRLVVHAAEDIGLADPQALQIAVAAADAVAFIGMPEGRIPLAEATIYLATAAKSNAAYRAIGAAIADVKAGRMGPVPKHLRDAHYAGAKRLGHGKGYRYPHDSDVGVVPQQYLPDELVGTRYYEPTQHGGEREVSARLERIRRILEG
- a CDS encoding DUF349 domain-containing protein, producing the protein MSIPDHTTPTDSAPEEAPVDATASADETASSAADALTRQAVADSALIEAGAIPAPTGAESADEETPAGAPEPGSAPEPTTAAGTELPADGAAAAEPTEAADAALTDAEPTQPADATPDAAPAAPEQADAAPAEAPTEPGEVVIEETWGRVTENGVVSVREGDQWRVVGEFPDGTPQEALDYFVRKFADLEFKVSTLEQRRTRGGASASDLRGQATRLQKDVSGATAVGDLAGLEQRLTALVEALAEATAEEAAAARAAVDAAIVERTGIVEKAEALAARDPKTVQWKQATADLADLFAAWQSHQQNGPRLPKAQAQALWKRFRDARSTVERQRRAFFAELDEVHKSARDAKNRLIERAEALAPRGEDGIPSYRTLLDEWKRSGRAGRKADDALWARFKAAGDALYQARTERDQAEQAESAPRIEARRALLEEAKVVADTKDLTEARRILTGIQRRWDEVGRIFPRDVERGLDDQMRRIEQELKQREDLDWKRNNPETKARANDLGGQLREAIEKLQEELAAAEAQGDPRAIADAKEALEARQAWLRAIGG
- a CDS encoding SAM-dependent methyltransferase translates to MTVSGVLFPGGRFSVAELQASCLDGELVPLGIGYLPADAPTPPAVRAAALAPLLTTSCAYVGMAAAWIHGAACRLPEPLDVQRAVPWRTTRTLDRRVRFHDQELAPADVELLGATAVSTPARTLADLARDAVRPDPLHADAGRAALVLARDAATRATAIAWFAAHPRRTHAVAAVALLRSLDEVAPAERAQEDVTR
- a CDS encoding RelA/SpoT family protein; amino-acid sequence: MSTPGGRGRRTMPDSSPTSLRRLVPRIFSRAPRYADLSKLLTSVRANHPRGDVAIIEKAYQVAAERHRGQKRQSGEPYITHPLAVAEILAELGLGPKAIAAALLHDTVEDTGYPLEDLRSEFGDEVALLVDGVTKLDKVKYGESAQAETVRKMIVAMSKDIRVLVIKLADRLHNARTWGFVPPEKAKKKATETLEIYAPLAHRLGIQAIKSELEDLSFAVLYPKIYNEIDSLVKQRTPQREQYVQRVIDDVSIDLHELRIRGAVVGRPKQLYSVYQKMIVRGREFDDIYDLIGIRVIVSSVRDCYAVLGAIHARWTPLPGRFKDYIATPKFNLYRSLHTTVIGPGGRTVEIQIRTQEMHQQAEYGVAAHWKYKERMASGQEDGRLSDTDMAWVARLSDWQAETKDPGEFLDSLRYEIGAKEVYVFTPKGRVIGLPAGATPVDFAYAVHTEIGHRTMGAKVNGRLVPLDSQLNSGDIVEVFTSKNPDAGPSHDWLEFVKSSRARNKIRGWFTKERRDEAIEQGKEAIARAMRRQNMPLQNLKDSLAEVAHQLRLEDVSALYAAVGEGHTSTQSVLEKVTALHQTSEPATGLIDLPSSPSRRKSRGGDSGVLVRGADDILVKLAKCCTPVPGDEIVGFITRGQGVSVHRADCTNVRALKDNPERMIDVEWAPTTKSVFLVQIQVEALDRGGLLSDITRVLTEHHVNILSANVSTTRERLAISRYVFEMGDTVHLDRVLNAVRRIDGVYDVYRVTSS
- the secF gene encoding protein translocase subunit SecF, with protein sequence MRSMGQWGNDLYTGKASVPFVARRKLWFIIAIALVAISVLAPFVRGVELSIEFTGGSQFTVSAPESTDQSIATDAVHSVDGEAEAKVTVVGGTDIRVQTTQLSQDETRQVSAALAEGYGVDAAEVTDSFIGPTWGADVTRQSLWGLGVFLVLTFVILAIYFRTWKMSVAAIIGLVDVLVITIGIYALAGFAISPAAVIGFLTILGYSLYDTTVVFDKIRENTAEDGEISGRTFGESVNLGVNQTLVRSINTSIVAALPVAAILFIGVIWLGAETLSDISLSIFVGILVATYSTLFVSAPLYSLMREKEPAIAQRDQRVLGARA